The Lycium ferocissimum isolate CSIRO_LF1 chromosome 8, AGI_CSIRO_Lferr_CH_V1, whole genome shotgun sequence DNA segment TAAgtgtaatttaataaaataaactcTTAATAAATGATCTCTTAAGAGGAGTGTCAAGTTAATACTAGTACTAGACTATTAAAAAGAAATAGAGGGAATCATAAATTTGGAACTTATTAATTCAAATGGCCAGCGAGTGCAGTAACATCCCAAATCTAGAGAGTTCAAATCGTGCATCAATTTTATGATGTTCCAAAAGAACCCAAATCATGACAAGTTTATAATCCCATGATTAATGTGCTAATCAACTAAGCATTATGGTAAAATGTACCATAAAATATCTAAACAATTTCAGGCATGTAAGTTCTGCACTGACTAAACTGACATAGCAGTCTCTCCTGCATCGCAGACATAATACAGTAATAAAACAATAAAGGGAAAGTAGCTGAGCCATGTTGGAATAAGAGACTTTCATGGGGCCTAGTGATGTTCAACAGATTAGTGAAGTATTCAAAGGGATGAAAGCCAAAATCTTGCTTTCTCTCATAACAAagcaaacaaaattaaaatatactaTACCCTATCTTCCTGCAGTAAAGGACAACTAGAATATCTTTAATTGTCTCACTTTAATAAAGAAAAAGCACCacttttttgaattcaaaaacccCCTCAAACCAAACCAAGAATATATCTAACCTATTGGAATGCAATAGCCCCACATGTATGATTCTTGATAATTGCTTCTCCTCAGTCTTAACTTTCTTGTTTCACTCAAAGCACTCAAGaaacaaaatcaagaatcaaGCTTTTATCCAAAATGAAATATTCCCACATGTATTGTACATCTTAGCTAATGCTTGTTATCCCATTACTTCTCCTACATCTTCCTTTGGTTTCACTCAAAGAACACAACCTTAGATTTTTTAGTCTAAAAAACAAGTTCATACCCTCAGTCAAACTACTGAACTCAATCTCTTGCTATCGTTTACTCGTCAATTTTCTGTTGAAGCTCGTCCTGCCTACGCTAAGTACTATCTcgaccaaaattccaagaaaatgGATCAATTGCAACCACAACAACCGACTCAAGTTTATCCTAATAATCCAAACAATTTCCCTAATCAACCAAACAATATCCCAATGACTCAATCCTCTTCTTCTCATAATTCAAATGGTTCATTTGTGAGTGTTTTTGTTGTCCTGGCTATAGTTTTGGTCATATCTCTTATTGCTTGTGTTGCGGGACGCATATGCAGCAAGAAAAGTCATGGTCCTAAGGTGAAGAAAAGTCAAGGTCACCCACAAAAACAAAAGGAGGGAAAGAAGAATAAGCACAATGAGTTTCATAATAAAAGAGAAGGAGGGGATATAGAATTTGGATTTGATAAAAGAATTGCAAGTTCTAAAGTGGCTGCAGCACATGGAGATCATTATAAGGGGTCTAAGCCTTTTAAGAATAGTGGAGGTAAAGGGGGAGTCAGATTTTCTGATAATCATATTGATTTCAAGCTTGGTCCATGAAAATTAGTAGAAAAATATGTTTAGAGAGGAACTCCCTTTATGCACTAATTACTGGGtggtaatttttattttattttgttaaattttaagtttttcTATTACATGAAGGAAGGCAAAGAGAAAAGTAATGGTACTGGTGAGAATCTCACATTTATTGTGTGAAAACTCTCACCGATATCATCATACTATAAGTTCTGCTGGTAATTACTTGGTAATTGTTCCtcgtgtttttctttttctggttAATTGTAGCTTTTGGCCTGGGTTTTTTGTTTTGTACTTATGCCTATGCACATGATTGTTGTGTCGGGATTGTCAAAAGTGTAGTATTTTCAGCTTTTATCATCAATTGGAATATATGGTTGGGGGTTCAAGAAAATGCAGAGTTGTTAGCTTTCTTCATTTCATTTGTGATTCTGTGCTCCAAAATGATCAAGCAGTGCCATTTGCAATGAAACTAAAATCAATTATATAAGACAGAAAATTTAACATTTCATCATAAATTACCGGGTAAACATAGTTTTACAGTTAACTATAACAGTCGAAACAAGTGAAAATAATTACTCTCTTCTTT contains these protein-coding regions:
- the LOC132067145 gene encoding uncharacterized protein LOC132067145; translated protein: MDQLQPQQPTQVYPNNPNNFPNQPNNIPMTQSSSSHNSNGSFVSVFVVLAIVLVISLIACVAGRICSKKSHGPKVKKSQGHPQKQKEGKKNKHNEFHNKREGGDIEFGFDKRIASSKVAAAHGDHYKGSKPFKNSGGKGGVRFSDNHIDFKLGP